The following proteins are encoded in a genomic region of Gimesia algae:
- a CDS encoding LEPR-XLL domain-containing protein — translation MTHKNFMKNLRKRSRRHANKRNRRNAGRQQVQIEQLEPRLLLTADLSANRLEMLLDQHSPEDFTEGLNAFIGGLENLEIGVQSGPTLGELLARKMDPS, via the coding sequence ATGACACACAAAAATTTCATGAAGAATCTCCGTAAACGTAGCCGCCGACATGCCAACAAACGTAACCGCAGGAATGCTGGCAGACAGCAGGTTCAGATTGAACAGCTTGAACCAAGGTTGTTACTGACGGCCGACTTATCGGCCAATCGGCTTGAAATGCTTCTAGATCAACATAGCCCGGAAGATTTCACTGAGGGGCTCAACGCATTTATTGGCGGCCTTGAGAACTTGGAGATTGGCGTGCAAAGCGGACCCACTTTGGGGGAGTTATTGGCGCGTAAAATGGACCCATCGTAG